Proteins co-encoded in one Papaver somniferum cultivar HN1 chromosome 5, ASM357369v1, whole genome shotgun sequence genomic window:
- the LOC113278274 gene encoding cation/H(+) antiporter 15-like, which produces MEHILKKLQKKNVMAFSTKCTVSKRMFENGSFPRLLQQLGCCTLLTGTLNFILRPMEQTRFVGALFAGVMQTPSMLGRLETFKSMFYETQELMGVTTLFGLVYFTFLVGIKIDLAMLLSTKRKTFFIGCFTFIFPLIVNASVSLLMERFMDMDRRLHQSLPNIALVLSLTAVYDTSCVLDDLNLLNSEIGRISLSISFVNGFCSWAIMFTVFAIKQSITLDPHMVMFSWMSKALLFSFVLLFVRPLYLWMIRNTPEGDNLKEGYVILILLLVLVAAFYTEYIGEKALFGAALMGIMVPVGTPIGSAIERKLEFFVTLVLLPAFFIVSCYPIDVFDIHMRNFVIIEFLVCIGFFVKLIAVLLPSLYCGMPFRDALSISLILNCDGIFALLLTNHLLDMKWLDKESYTIMILTKAWITMVSTPLVKRLYDPSRRYASYKKQSIQDLVGLGELRILACVYNEDSVHGILNFLEAINPVQDCTLCIYVLHLVQLVGRAASVLVTHKQRKNRYSSRARNKSEKIISAFHHFEQHNPGFLIGQAFTTISPFSGMYNDVCHLIMDRRTALVIIPFHESVEDPFRLVTQNVLQKAPSSVGILFDHINGTRSIFDIGIKYENVAMIFIGGPDDREALTLSMRMAQNSNVYLTVFRLTLPSLDGYAKKTRKDDDVIHDLWDKIMDVENIVYKEEEVTDGADTACKIKTIETSYDFIMAGRRHDNSSQMLLGLDEWSVYKELGVIGDLFATSNSQGKFSVLVVQQ; this is translated from the exons ATGGAGCATATTCTAAAGAAATTACAAAAGAAGAATGTAATGGCCTTTAGTACTAAATGTACGGTAAGCAAGAGAATGTTTGAGAATGGGTCGTTTCCTAGGCTACTGCAACAGCTCGGCTGCTGTACTTTACTCACAGGAACTCTTAATTTTATCCTTCGCCCGATGGAACAAACTAGATTCGTTGGAGCGCTCTTT GCTGGTGTTATGCAAACCCCGTCAATGCTGGGTAGATTGGAAACATTCAAAAGTATGTTTTATGAAACACAGGAACTCATGGGTGTTACTACACTTTTCGGGTTAGTCTATTTTACGTTCCTTGTTGGAATCAAAATAGACCTGGCTATGCTTCTGAGCACAAAACGTAAAACTTTTTTCATAGGCTGTTTCACTTTCATCTTTCCTTTAATCGTGAATGCAAGTGTTTCTTTGCTGATGGAGAGGTTCATGGACATGGACCGAAGATTACATCAGTCCCTCCCGAACATTGCATTGGTATTGTCTCTAACTGCAGTCTATGATACCTCTTGTGTCCTAGACGACTTAAATCTGCTCAACTCAGAGATCGGCCGTATATCCCTATCCATTTCATTTGTCAATGGGTTTTGCAGTTGGGCAATCATGTTTACCGTCTTCGCAATAAAACAAAGCATTACTTTAGATCCACATATGGTGATGTTTTCATGGATGAGTAAAGCTCTTTTATTTTCCTTCGTCCTATTGTTTGTCCGTCCATTATATTTATGGATGATTAGAAACACCCCGGAAGGAGACAATTTGAAGGAGGGTTATGTTATCTTGATCCTCCTTCTCGTCTTGGTAGCAGCATTTTACACCGAGTATATTGGGGAAAAGGCCCTGTTCGGAGCCGCTCTCATGGGAATTATGGTACCTGTTGGGACACCTATAGGATCTGCTATTGAAAGAAAGCTCGAGTTCTTCGTTACTCTTGTGCTCTTGCCAGCTTTTTTCATTGTATCATGCTATCCGATAGATGTGTTCGACATCCACATGAGGAATTTTGTAATTATAGAGTTTCTAGTTTGCATTGGTTTCTTTGTGAAGCTCATTGCAGTATTGCTGCCTTCTCTCTACTGCGGGATGCCTTTTCGGGACGCTCTCTCTATCAGTCTCATCTTGAACTGTGATGGCATATTTGCTCTTTTGCTTACGAATCATTTACTTGATATGAAG TGGCTTGATAAGGAATCTTACACTATTATGATCCTCACGAAAGCTTGGATAACAATGGTATCCACACCATTAGTGAAACGTCTGTATGATCCTTCAAGGAGGTATGCAAGTTACAAGAAGCAAAGCATCCAAGATCTTGTAGGCCTGGGAGAGCTTCGCATACTTGCTTGTGTTTACAACGAAGACAGCGTTCACGGCATACTCAATTTCCTTGAAGCCATTAATCCAGTACAAGATTGCACTCTATGTATCTATGTTCTGCACCTCGTTCAGCTAGTTGGGCGGGCAGCATCTGTCCTGGTCACCCATAAGCAGCGTAAGAATAGATACTCTAGTAGAGCTAGGAATAAGTCAGAGAAAATTATTAGCGCCTTCCACCACTTTGAACAACATAATCCAGGCTTCCTCATAGGACAAGCCTTCACAACAATCTCACCATTCTCAGGGATGTATAATGATGTATGTCACCTAATAATGGATAGGAGGACCGCGCTGGTGATCATACCCTTCCATGAGTCAGTTGAGGATCCCTTTCGGTTAGTCACCCAAAATGTACTGCAGAAAGCACCTTCTTCAGTGGGTATCCTCTTTGACCACATTAATGGCACGAGATCTATTTTCGATATTGGCATAAAATATGAAAATGTTGCCATGATTTTCATCGGAGGGCCTGATGACCGAGAGGCACTAACATTAAGTATGAGAATGGCGCAGAATTCAAATGTATACCTCACAGTTTTTAGATTAACACTTCCGAGTTTGGATGGATACGCTAAGAAAACGAGGAAAGATGATGACGTGATACATGATTTGTGGGATAAAATCATGGACGTGGAAAATATTGTGTACAAAGAAGAAGAGGTAACAGATGGTGCGGATACAGCTTGTAAAATCAAAACCATTGAAACCAGCTATGACTTCATAATGGCGGGTAGAAGACATGATAATAGTTCGCAGATGTTATTAGGGCTTGATGAATGGAGTGTGTACAAAGAGCTTGGTGTCATCGGAGACCTTTTCGCAACCTCTAATTCACAGGGGAAGTTTTCAGTTCTAGTTGTGCAACAATAG